In Fusarium fujikuroi IMI 58289 draft genome, chromosome FFUJ_chr08, one genomic interval encodes:
- a CDS encoding related to aminopeptidase Y: MRAKNPLAFRPGPVSFWTTVIYLALFIPLIWVHETVPSAPADRSLYQGLNLTEAWLDLQTITRAYHPYNSHENDRVRELLINRTKEILDRNDMSYTTETIGGVVWHSRTSSLENQDSPVSAQDKPRGATLFDDRTSNVSWTYNTARRMGSNISKGTWLGQYFEGNNYYVYIHGKNDPEGEWWRDESKYKKFRGEGGVLVNCHFDSVSTGYGATDDGMSCVSMLQLLSYFTLKGRQPKNGIVLLFNNAEEDGLLGARAFGYSPLLLFIHTFVNLEGAGAGGRALLFRTTDLQAAKAYSKSPHPLGSVVAANAFERGVIKSATDYEIFADAYGQRGLDIAFYEPRARYHTNQDDTRHTSVNSIWHMFSAALASTEHLSKTTGTIFNGDRSDGNSDLAQNGKQAEGVWFDIFGAAWAVFALRGLFAWSLTLLVATPLILIAFTYILARKDKYYFFSRDIKMHHDINDDPVVLGGWKGFFRFPFALAFAGALTIASTLLIAKFNPLIIYSSGYAVWSMTLSIFYFSFWLIMRGASFVRPSALHRGFVLMWLFALGWGVQVVCAVAEDRMHIGALYATVFFQSAIFLALLISLLEQFALLGKHDFAMQLHDAHQARDVSSRDTEQESRQQTESEPAHAEAEDDEDRSEDATETTPLRAGESGYGSNAPTSFANTYRRSVAENSPSPPSMRRYQPFEHEQSWSGRLPTWTWILQFLFLAPVPVILFGNIGLVVMSATQMTGTDGGSLLVPVLSLGILSIFLLLPLTPFVHRVTHHIPLFLLCVFAGTFIYNLIAFPFSDSNRFKFYFQQVIDLDNGTNTVSIVGLEEYARSVISTLPSTLGQEIKCQPAVGRDLSDCQYDASSLTPRLYRNKTPDDLISVETIYGSDGSKARLRIDAIDSRLCYVRTSRPIYGFAVDGASPRDPRFGKFPSEGFSSVQLWRRDRDRPWTLNLYLNEANTLSVLDDTTQKEVESQGGHELRVRSAEQAVDRLEVTVSCAYSDANTPGTIPALDELLKYMPTWAAVTKKNVGLVEVRKTHKV; this comes from the exons atgaggGCTAAGAATCCTCTTGCCTTCCGGCCAGGGCCTGTGTCGTTCTGGACGACTGTTATATATCTCGCTCTGTTTATTCCTCTCATTTGGGTTCACGAAACTGTTCCTTCAGCTCCGGCTGATCGGTCGCTGTATCAGGGCCTCAATTTGACCGAGGCATGGCTCGATCTACAAACCATTACTCGCGCCTATCATCCCTACAACAGTCACGAAAATGACCGAGTACGCGAGTTACTCATTAACCGCACCAAGGAAATTCTCGATCGCAATGATATGTCGTATACCACCGAAACGATTGGTGGTGTAGTTTGGCACTCAAG AACGTCTTCTCTGGAGAACCAAGATTCGCCTGTATCAGCTCAAGATAAGCCTCGTGGAGCAACGCTCTTCGATGACAGAACTTCTAACGTTTCCTGGACTTACAACACTGCTCGGCGCATGGGCTCTAATATCTCCAAAGGAACATGGCTGGGACAGTACTTTGAGGGCAACAATTACTATGTCTATATCCACGGCAAAAACGACCCTGAGGGCGAATGGTGGCGTGATGAATCCAAGTACAAGAAGTTCCGTGGCGAGGGCGGTGTTCTTGTCAACTGCCACTTCGATTC CGTTTCCACCGGTTATGGTGCCACCGACGATGGTATGTCCTGCGTGTCGATGCTCCAGCTCTTGAGCTACTTTACACTCAAGGGACGTCAACCCAAGAACGGCATCGTTCTGCTCTTCAACAACGCCGAAGAGGATGGGCTTCTCGGTGCCAGAGCCTTCGGCTACAGTCCCTTGTTGCTATTCATTCACACATTCGTCAACCTTGAAggcgctggagctggaggccGTGCGCTGCTTTTCCGTACCACTGACTTgcaggctgccaaggcttACTCCAAGAGCCCTCATCCGCTGGGATCCGTTGTTGCTGCTAATGCTTTCGAGAGAGGTGTGATCAAGAGCGCAACCGATTACGAGATCTTCGCAGATGCCTATGGACAAAGAGGACTTGACATTGCTTTCTATGAGCCTCGCGCTCGGTACCATACCAACCAAGACGATACACGACACACATCTGTTAACAGCATTTGGCACATGTTCTCAGCTGCTCTCGCGTCGACTGAGCACCTATCGAAGACGACCGGCACCATCTTCAATGGCGACCGTTCCGATGGCAACTCTGATCTTGCTCAGAATGGCAAGCAAGCTGAGGGTGTCTGGTTCGATATCTTTGGTGCTGCGTGGGCCGTGTTCGCGCTTAGAGGACTCTTTGCATGGTCTCTAACACTTCTCGTCGCCACGCCGCTGATCCTCATTGCTTTCACGTACATCTTGGCTCGCAAGGATAAATACTACTTCTTTTCTAGAGACATCAAGATGCATCACGACATTAACGATGACCCAGTTGTGTTGGGCGGATGGAAGGGGTTCTTCCGCTTTCCATTTGCCCTCGCTTTCGCTGGAGCACTAACTATTGCATCTACTCTTCTGATTGCTAAGTTCAATCCGCTGATTATTTACAGCAGCGGGTACGCTGT GTGGTCTATGACTCTTTCCATCTTTTACTTCTCGTTTTGGCTCATCATGCGTGGAGCCAGTTTTGTTCGCCCCAGTGCACTTCATCGAGGCTTCGTTTTGATGTGGCTCTTTGCTCTTGGCTGGGGTGTACAAGTTGTGTGTGCTGTGGCAGAGGACCGTATGCATATTGGTGCCCTTTATGCAACCGTTTTCTTCCAATCTGCCATTTTCCTCGCCTTGCTCATTTCTCTCTTGGAGCAGTTCGCGTTGCTGGGGAAGCACGACTTTGCAATGCAGCTTCACGACGCACATCAGGCGCGTGATGTTTCTAGCCGTGACACTGAGCAAGAATCGAGACAGCAGACAGAGAGTGAGCCTGCTCATGCTGAAgcggaggatgacgaggacagATCTGAGGATGCTACCGAGACTACGCCGCTTAGAGCCGGTGAATCGGGATACGGGTCCAACGCCCCGACTTCGTTTGCCAACACCTACCGCCGTTCGGTTGCTGAAAACTCACCCTCTCCGCCTAGTATGCGACGATACCAGCCTTTCGAGCATGAGCAGAGTTGGTCTGGACGCCTTCCTACGTGGACCTGGATTCTCCAGTTCCTCTTTCTGGCTCCCGTACCGGTGATTCTGTTTGGAAACATTGGCCTGGTTGTTATGTCTGCTACTCAGATGACAGGTACTGACGGAGGTAGCCTCCTTGTTCCTGTCTTGTCATTGGGCATTTTGAGCATTTTCTTGTTGCTCCCACTCACGCCTTTCGTCCACCGTGTTACTCATCATATTCCGCTGTTCCTCTTGTGTGTTTTCGCTGGCACCTTCATCTACAACCTAATCGCATTCCCGTTTTCCGATAGTAACCGTTTCAAGTTTTACTTCCAGCAAGTGATCGACTTGGATAACGGTACCAACACGGTGTCTATTGTAGGACTCGAGGAATATGCACGATCTGTCATCAGCACCCTGCCGAGCACTCTGGGCCAAGAGATCAAGTGTCAGCCAGCTGTTGGACGTGATCTTTCGGATTGCCAGTACGACGCCTCGTCGTTGACACCCAGACTGTACAGGAATAAAACTCCTGATGATTTGATCTCAGTCGAGACGATATATGGCAGCGATGGTAGCAAAGCACGACTTCGAATTGATGCCATTGACTCAAGGCTTTGCTATGTTCGCACATCACGACCCATCTATGGATTCGCCGTGGATGGTGCAAGCCCAAGAGACCCTCGTTTTGGAAAGTTCCCTTCAGAGGGTTTCAGCAGCGTCCAGCTCTGGCGCCGCGATCGAGATCGGCCCTGGACATTGAACTTGTATCTGAACGAGGCGAATACCCTTTCTGTTCTGGACGACACGACTCAAAAGGAAGTCGAGTCCCAGGGGGGCCATGAATTAAGGGTGCGGTCAGCGGAACAAGCAGTTGATCGTCTTGAAGTCACTGTCAGCTGTGCTTACAGTGATGCCAACACGCCTGGAACAATCCCtgctcttgatgagcttctcaagtaTATGCCGACTTGGGCGGCAGTCACCAAGAAGAATGTTGGACTTGTAGAAGTTCGTAAGACTCATAAAGTCTGA